In a genomic window of Pontibacter liquoris:
- a CDS encoding TIGR04290 family methyltransferase, producing MQEEIKQLGPWFHNLHLPNGEQTAPNHRLGDFPAFKWAELASYIPADLTGWKVLDIGCNAGFYSIELAKRGAQVLGIDVDPHYLRQAAWAAKQFGLEDKIELRQMQVYDLARLDEQFDLIWYMGVLYHLRYPLLSLDILSQKVRKLMVFQTLTMPGKKAAETPADFDINDRKRMLAEDWPKMAFIEKRMAGDPTNWWAPNHAAIEAMMRSCGLRVTARPGHEMYILEVDEALREKQQWNQSEYLSATGQDWQEAVLHKVNSKNEYMVGHNGNGQP from the coding sequence ATGCAGGAGGAAATAAAGCAGCTCGGGCCCTGGTTTCATAACTTACACTTGCCCAACGGCGAGCAAACAGCCCCGAATCATCGGTTAGGTGATTTCCCTGCTTTTAAATGGGCAGAACTGGCATCCTACATTCCCGCAGACCTCACCGGCTGGAAAGTGCTGGATATTGGGTGTAATGCCGGCTTTTATAGTATAGAACTGGCCAAGCGCGGCGCGCAGGTTCTAGGTATCGATGTGGACCCGCACTACCTGCGGCAGGCTGCCTGGGCGGCCAAGCAATTTGGCCTGGAGGATAAAATTGAGCTCCGCCAGATGCAGGTCTATGACCTGGCCCGCCTCGACGAGCAGTTTGACCTGATCTGGTACATGGGGGTGCTGTATCACCTGCGCTATCCCTTGCTCTCGCTCGATATCCTATCGCAGAAAGTGCGGAAGCTGATGGTGTTTCAGACGCTGACCATGCCCGGTAAAAAGGCAGCCGAAACGCCCGCTGATTTCGATATCAATGACCGCAAACGGATGCTGGCCGAAGATTGGCCGAAAATGGCGTTTATAGAAAAGCGCATGGCCGGCGACCCGACCAACTGGTGGGCGCCCAACCACGCCGCCATCGAAGCCATGATGCGCTCCTGCGGCCTGCGCGTAACTGCGCGGCCTGGCCACGAAATGTATATCCTGGAAGTGGATGAAGCTTTGCGCGAAAAACAGCAATGGAACCAGTCGGAGTACCTTTCTGCAACCGGCCAGGACTGGCAGGAAGCGGTGCTGCATAAAGTGAACAGCAAGAACGAGTACATGGTAGGCCACAACGGAAACGGCCAGCCCTGA
- a CDS encoding NUDIX hydrolase, whose translation MEHTENTPKPWKVLKSEMVFEHKWYKLRRDHVALPNGREMDDYFVSVRPNVVLTFPLTEDNHVIFVRQYKHAAGNIFMELPGGVIDEDETDPSAAAMRELLEETGYTSDAVEPLLEVIDNPTKDTNKIYFFLARNVRKVAEQDLDESEDIEVLKVPLADVEKLVLGGSIHVSGSVALCLLAIRKLGL comes from the coding sequence ATGGAACATACCGAAAATACCCCAAAGCCCTGGAAAGTACTTAAGTCAGAAATGGTGTTTGAGCACAAGTGGTACAAGCTCCGGCGCGACCACGTGGCCTTGCCCAATGGCCGCGAAATGGACGATTACTTTGTAAGTGTGCGGCCCAATGTGGTACTTACGTTCCCGCTAACCGAAGATAACCACGTGATTTTTGTACGACAGTATAAACACGCGGCAGGGAATATTTTTATGGAGCTTCCCGGCGGCGTGATCGACGAAGACGAAACAGACCCCAGTGCAGCAGCCATGCGCGAGCTGCTGGAAGAAACCGGCTATACTTCGGATGCGGTGGAACCCTTGCTGGAGGTGATCGATAACCCGACCAAAGACACCAACAAAATCTACTTTTTCCTGGCCCGTAATGTGCGCAAAGTAGCGGAACAGGACTTGGACGAAAGCGAAGACATCGAAGTGCTGAAAGTGCCCCTTGCTGACGTGGAAAAGCTGGTGCTCGGGGGCAGCATTCATGTGTCGGGTTCGGTGGCGCTTTGCCTGTTGGCCATACGAAAATTAGGTTTGTAA
- a CDS encoding YceI family protein, with product MNPSTETKSIWTVDQSHSQIKFAIRHMLISEVEGNFGDFTLEVTSSGEDFSDAAAEVTIQVASITTGNTDRDNHLRANDFFDVAHYPVISFKSTSVTQLDEEEFKLTGELTIRDVTKEVTLNVTKGGVIKDPYGYTRAGFQVEGKIDRFDFGLQYNALMETGGAMLGKQVKVKAQLELIKQQ from the coding sequence ATGAATCCATCAACAGAAACAAAGTCAATCTGGACCGTCGATCAAAGCCATTCTCAAATTAAGTTTGCCATTCGTCACATGCTGATCTCAGAAGTAGAAGGCAATTTTGGCGATTTTACTCTCGAAGTTACTTCTTCCGGCGAGGACTTTTCAGATGCCGCAGCCGAGGTAACCATCCAGGTGGCCAGCATCACCACCGGCAATACCGACCGCGACAACCACCTCCGTGCCAATGACTTTTTTGATGTGGCCCATTACCCGGTAATCTCCTTTAAGAGCACCAGCGTAACGCAACTCGACGAAGAAGAATTTAAGCTGACCGGTGAGCTGACCATCCGAGACGTGACCAAAGAAGTGACCCTGAACGTGACTAAAGGAGGCGTGATCAAAGATCCGTATGGCTACACCAGAGCTGGCTTCCAGGTAGAAGGCAAAATCGATCGTTTTGACTTTGGCCTGCAGTATAATGCCTTGATGGAAACTGGTGGCGCCATGCTGGGCAAACAGGTAAAAGTAAAAGCGCAGCTCGAACTCATCAAACAACAGTAA
- a CDS encoding nitroreductase family protein: protein MMEAMQVHELIRNRRSTRAYSEKPLPAEALQALFEAARWAPSAMNEQPWRFVYADKEQQPEAYQAMLASLAEGNRIWAQHAPVLLLTVAKMNFGDTENAYAHAWHDVGLATGNLLAQATELGLYVHLMGGFSAAKAIESLHLPAGYQPVLMATIGYLGDIEQLPDNLKAREVAPRIRKPLSEVVYAGSWGNNAFTIEGKTNEQ, encoded by the coding sequence ATGATGGAAGCGATGCAAGTACACGAATTGATCCGTAACAGACGCAGTACAAGAGCCTACAGTGAAAAACCTTTACCGGCTGAGGCCCTCCAGGCATTATTTGAAGCTGCCCGCTGGGCGCCATCGGCCATGAACGAGCAGCCCTGGCGTTTCGTTTACGCCGATAAAGAGCAGCAACCCGAAGCATACCAGGCCATGCTGGCCTCGCTGGCCGAAGGCAACCGCATCTGGGCGCAACATGCCCCGGTGCTGCTGCTAACGGTAGCTAAAATGAATTTCGGCGATACGGAAAATGCCTATGCCCATGCCTGGCATGATGTGGGTCTGGCCACAGGTAACCTGCTGGCGCAGGCCACCGAGCTGGGGCTTTATGTGCATCTGATGGGTGGTTTCTCTGCTGCCAAAGCAATAGAATCACTGCATTTGCCAGCTGGCTACCAGCCCGTGCTGATGGCTACCATCGGCTATCTGGGTGATATAGAACAACTGCCGGATAATTTAAAAGCCCGCGAAGTGGCGCCACGCATCCGCAAGCCGCTCAGCGAGGTGGTGTATGCCGGCAGCTGGGGCAATAACGCATTTACAATAGAAGGAAAAACAAATGAGCAATAA
- a CDS encoding pirin family protein has protein sequence MSNKIIDRASSRGHANHGWLNSHHTFSFARYYNPQRMGFGLLRVINDDEVAPGMGFGAHPHDNMEIISIPLAGALEHQDSTGTKEVIRTNDVQIMSAGRGLTHSEYNHSKTEKVKFLQIWVLPKEQNIEPRYAQKTFQPEDRQNKLQVVVSPDKNGEGVWINQDAWFSLGTLKEGFSEDYKIHKPGNGLYALVLEGNVEIDGEKLNRRDGIGLSETDMISIKASSDAELLLMEVPMN, from the coding sequence ATGAGCAATAAAATAATTGATAGAGCGAGCTCCCGGGGCCATGCCAACCACGGCTGGTTAAACTCGCACCACACCTTTAGCTTTGCCCGCTACTATAACCCGCAACGCATGGGTTTTGGCTTGCTGCGGGTCATCAACGACGACGAAGTAGCGCCGGGCATGGGCTTTGGCGCGCACCCGCACGATAACATGGAGATCATCTCTATTCCATTGGCCGGCGCCCTGGAACACCAGGACAGCACTGGTACCAAGGAGGTTATCCGCACCAACGATGTACAGATCATGTCGGCTGGCCGTGGACTTACGCACTCGGAGTATAACCACTCTAAAACAGAGAAGGTGAAATTTCTGCAGATCTGGGTGTTGCCCAAGGAGCAAAACATTGAACCCCGTTATGCCCAGAAAACTTTTCAGCCCGAAGACCGCCAGAACAAATTGCAGGTGGTGGTATCGCCTGATAAAAATGGCGAAGGAGTCTGGATCAATCAGGATGCCTGGTTCTCATTGGGTACACTGAAAGAGGGCTTTTCGGAAGACTACAAGATCCATAAACCAGGCAACGGCCTGTACGCCCTGGTGCTGGAAGGCAACGTGGAGATCGATGGCGAAAAACTGAACAGACGCGATGGCATTGGCCTATCTGAAACCGATATGATCTCCATCAAAGCTAGTTCGGATGCCGAGCTGCTGCTGATGGAAGTACCGATGAATTAA
- a CDS encoding TIGR02117 family protein, with translation MRTNYRGGCLASISMLLLLCVAGLLLTSIPVNRGYAQTAGGVEIFVISNGVHTDLVVPVKTPDIDWRQRLPLYQFAGADSTYTYLSFGWGDRRFYVETPEWKDLTPDVAISAALWPTPSALHVAYLRGRLAPGKRQRRLQLSPAQYQQLVTYITHSFQQQNGRFILMPGVGYTDQDNFYEARGRFFLFNNCNNWVNRGLKAAGVRTALWAPLPFAVMRHLPRP, from the coding sequence ATGCGGACAAACTACCGGGGCGGGTGCCTGGCAAGTATAAGTATGCTGCTGCTGTTGTGTGTGGCGGGCCTGCTGCTGACAAGTATACCCGTAAACAGGGGCTATGCACAAACAGCAGGTGGCGTGGAGATCTTTGTCATTTCTAACGGCGTGCACACCGACCTAGTGGTGCCGGTTAAAACCCCGGACATCGACTGGCGGCAGCGCTTACCGCTCTACCAGTTTGCCGGCGCCGACAGCACTTATACCTACCTGTCGTTTGGTTGGGGCGACCGCCGTTTTTACGTGGAAACGCCGGAATGGAAAGACCTGACGCCGGATGTGGCCATTTCGGCTGCATTGTGGCCCACACCCTCTGCCCTGCACGTGGCTTACCTGCGGGGCCGGCTGGCGCCTGGCAAAAGGCAGCGCCGGTTGCAGCTTTCGCCGGCCCAGTACCAACAGCTTGTTACCTACATCACCCACTCGTTTCAGCAGCAAAATGGCCGTTTTATACTTATGCCGGGGGTTGGGTATACCGACCAGGATAATTTCTATGAAGCCAGAGGCAGGTTCTTCCTCTTTAACAATTGCAACAACTGGGTGAACAGGGGCCTGAAAGCGGCCGGTGTACGCACGGCATTGTGGGCACCGCTCCCGTTTGCCGTGATGCGGCACTTGCCCAGGCCCTGA